The Sulfurospirillum sp. UCH001 genome segment GATAAAGTTGCCGGTTTGTACTGGCTCATTTATAGCAGTTGTTGGTTTTCAAAAAGACTGACAATTTACATCAATATATGTTGATATATAAAGGATGTTGTGATGCAAAATGAATCTACAAAAACCGCTTCTGGTATGGGCTTTTTTGAGCGTTATCTTACCGTGTGGGTGGCTTTGTGTATTGTTGTAGGTGTTGCTATTGGTCAGTTTTTTCCTATTATCCCTCACACGTTAAGCCGTTTTGAATATGCCAATGTCTCCATACCTATCGCGATTCTCATTTGGTTGATGATTTACCCGATGATGCTCAAAATTGACTTTGCGAGTATTTTAGATGCGGGTAAAAAACCTAAAGGTTTGTGCATTACCTGTACGGTGAATTGGTTGATCAAACCGTTTACGATGTACCTTATTGCGGCATTATTTTTTAAAGTAATTTTTGCAAGCTTTTTGCCTGAAAATCTTGCGAATGAATACTTAGCAGGAGCCATCTTACTAGGCGCGGCTCCTTGTACGGCGATGGTGTTTGTATGGAGCCATCTCACCAAAGGCGATCCTGCTTATACCTTGATTCAAGTAGCGGTGAATGATTTGATTTTACTTATTGCATTCACGCCCATTGTGGCTTTTTTGCTGGGTGTAAGCAATGTTTTTGTCCCTTATGACACGCTCTTTTTATCGGTGATTTTATTTGTTGTTATTCCTTTACTTAGCGGGTATCTTTCACGTCGTTACGTCATAAAGCACAAAGGGCTTAGTTACTTTGAAAATGTGTTTATTAAAAAATTTAACAACACGACCATTTTAGGGCTTTTGCTCACACTTATCATTATCTTTACGTTTCAAGGCGATATCATTCTCAACAACCCGTTGCACGTACTTTTGATTGCAATTCCTCTTA includes the following:
- the arsB gene encoding ACR3 family arsenite efflux transporter, whose protein sequence is MQNESTKTASGMGFFERYLTVWVALCIVVGVAIGQFFPIIPHTLSRFEYANVSIPIAILIWLMIYPMMLKIDFASILDAGKKPKGLCITCTVNWLIKPFTMYLIAALFFKVIFASFLPENLANEYLAGAILLGAAPCTAMVFVWSHLTKGDPAYTLIQVAVNDLILLIAFTPIVAFLLGVSNVFVPYDTLFLSVILFVVIPLLSGYLSRRYVIKHKGLSYFENVFIKKFNNTTILGLLLTLIIIFTFQGDIILNNPLHVLLIAIPLTIQTFFIFYISYGWARVWKLPHNIAAPAGMIGASNFFELSVAVAITLFGLQSGATLATVVGVLVEVPVMLALVRIANNTREWFEK